The Streptomyces sp. 11x1 genomic sequence AGGGCCGCCATTCGCTGGGCGGCTTGGCGGATGTCGTCCCTGAGACTCTCGGAGAGTCGCGTCAGCGTGTACGGCTGGAGGGCCGGCGGCAGGCTGTCCAATCCCCGCGAGTCCGGGATTTCCCGTAGCAGCAGTACTCGCCGTTCGTCGAGTTCGGTCCGCAGCTGTTCGGTGAGCCGCAGCCCGAGGTGGTCGAGCGCACCGTTCGACTGCGCGCTCACCAGGACCCGTGCCCCGGGCTCGGCCCGCAGGTAGCGCTGGACGGCGCGGGTCGCGACGGTCGTCTTGCCGGTGCCGGGCGGGCCCTGGAGGGCGAAGAAGGGGTGGGTCTCCAGCATCCTTCCGATGATCTTCCGGGCCTTGTCCGTCAGTTGCGGGCGCTCGTCGGAATCATCCGGGTGCCACTGGCCCCGGTTGATGGTGATCGACGAGGGCGAGTGCAGGGCGCGCATCAGCCCCGGTTTCTGCCGCATCGCCTCCACGCCGCGCGCCATCCGGCTGAACTGGATCGCCGTGCCCCGGTCCTGCGCGGGCCGCAGCCAGCCGACGGGCGGAAGCCGCCGCGCGTCGGAGGCACGCACCTCCACGGTGTCTGCGTCCTTGCGGCCGACCAGGGTGACGTGCACCCGGTCGCGGCCGAAGTACGGGGTGCCCTCCCCGGCCACCACGTCGAGGGCGACCTCGCCGTGCTTCTCCGCTTGCTCGGCCAGGAGGGAGGCCGCGAAGTCGCCGAGTGCCGGGCGCCGCCGGGGATCGGCCGCGAAGGCGGTCAGCAAGGGGTTGCTGTGCCGGTACTCGGGGTCGCGGTCACGATCGATCTGCAGGATGTGGGTGCTGCCGCTGCTGCCCTCCGCGACTCTGGTGTACGGGTACTGCCGGGCCCGTTGCATGACGCCCTGGTAGTCGAGCATGAACTCCATGGACCTCAGCAACTGCTGGTTCCTGGGGTCGTGAGCGGCCCGGCCGGCCTTCACGGCCTCAGTCAGCGGCATCCAGTCGGGGCGGCCCTCGAAGTGGGCGCTGAGATCCTGCCGGGCGCGGTACGCGACGAGATCTATCCTGCCGATCCGGCGTCGCGGCCGGGCCGCCAGGATCTCCTGGGCGAATCGTCGGTCGACCAGGTACTTGATGACCAGTGTGCGGGTGTGCCGGGTCTGGATCTGCCCGGAGAGCGTCTCGTCGTAGAGGAACGCGCAGAACCAGACGGCCTGTTCGCCGATCAGCGCCCACTCGGCCTGTTGCAGGCGCTCCTCGCGCCCGGAGACGAAGCCCTTCGCGCCGCCCGGGGACCACACCAGTTCGGCCTGTCGCAACTCCCACTTGAGGAATTCCCGGAGCTCGTCGCGTCCGGTGGGTTCCTCGGGGCTGTGGGCGATCCACTGGCGCTGTCGGTACACGGTGTCAACGGACTCGGCCGGCATGAATGCGACCAGGTACGGCTGCCGTTCGGGGTCGATGTCCTCCCATAGACCGCAGATCGACCCCCAGTGCTCCTCCAACGAGCGGGCCACTTCGAACGAGGAGCGCCTCGCGCCGGGCTCCGGGTCGAGCATCCCGAGTAGGACCCGGACCAGTTCCCGGGGGATGCCCCGGCCGGACTGGGTCTGCAGATGCTGGCGCATCTTCGTGTGCAGGGTCTCCAGGACACCGAGCAACTCGCCCGGACCGGCGGTGGAGACCGCCGTGTACGACTCCGGAAGTGTTTCGGCGAGCGACCCGCAGAACAGTTCCCAGCCAAAGACGCCGAGGCCGAAGACGTCCGTGCTGCTCCAGTCGCGTCGGGGCTCGGGCACCTCATCGAAGAGCGACGGCCATGTCTCAGGCGCGAGGTAGGCCAGGTGATGGGCGCGTTCGATGCCGGCGGGCTGCTCCAGGTAGAGCGCGTTCATTAGGGTGCGGTACTCGTCGTTCCTCGACGGCGCGTACAGGGTCCTGACCAGGTTGCCGAGCAGCGCGCTCATCTCGAACCGTCCGAGGGCGAAGGCGTACCGGCCATCGCCGTTCTGGCGGATGGTGATTGCGCCGGGAGTCAGGTTCCGGTGCAGGATCCGGGCTCCGTGCAACTGGCTGAGCGCGTCGACGAGGAGGCTGTACTGCTCGAAGGCGAGGCTGCGGTTGTCCCTGACCCATTGCGGGAAGTCGTCCCGGACCCAGGCTTCGCTCAGCCGGGTGCCGATCTGGCGCGTCATGGTGAAGGCGACGCCGAGTCCGGCGTCGAGTCCCCCGTCGACGATCTCCGGCAGCGCGGGGTGTCCGATCGCTTGGAGGCGCAGGAGGTTGCGGACCTCGTGCTCCCAGAGCTCGCCTGCCACGCCGAAGATGTTGCCGAACAGGAAGGCGTCGAAGAGGTCGGACTCGTCCCCGGGGCGCTGGAGCGTGGCCCACAGCATGCGGTCGCCGATCGGTTCGGGCGTCTTGACGCACTCGTACGGGCCGTAGGGCGCGTCCTTCCCCACGAACAGCTTGTCAATGATCTCCTGAGGGCTCGCGCCGTCGAATGCCACCATCCGGAAACTGACTCCCCTCATGCCTGCCGCTCGTTCGGCGCCGTCTCCAGCACCACCACTCCGTCCTCGACCGCCACGGCGGTCCGCCCGCGGTCGAGTGCCGCCCGGTCCCGTACGGGTGCCCCCAGGTTGTCCGGCAGGCCGACGTCCCATGGGGGCAGCGGCGCGGGCCTGGCGCCGTCGGTCCGACGCTCGGCTCCGTCGGCGGCGGCGAAGGTCCGTTCCGTGCCGTCGTCCCAGCGGACCGTGATCAGTTCTTCGCCGTCGGCGGCGAGCATGCGGGTGACGCGTTGCCCGCCCGCGGTTCCGACGGGAAGGCCGGCCGCCTCGTGGGGCGTCGGGTCCCAGACCCGGATCCGGGTGTCCAGCGAGCTGGCCGTGACCGGGAGGGCGGTGGCCTCCGCGAGGCCGGGTGGTCCGGCGACGGTGGCGAGTCGGGCCCCGCCGACGGGTCCGTCGGCACGGATCTCGGTGATGCTGCTGCGGGTGGTGAGGTCCCACAGCCGGAGGACGCCGTCCCTGGTCGCGGTCAGCAGCCGCGGGGTGTCGCCGGGGCCAGCGATACCGGCGAGGGTGACCAGGTCGGCCGCTCCGGTGGCCATGGGAGCGTCGTCGTGCACCAAGCGGTCGTCCCCGTCGACGGTCCAGAAGGTCACTTGGCGCGCGCCGTTCGCCGTGTCGGCGCCGGCCAGACGTGCCGGCCGCCCGGCACCGGGCAGCAGGGTGAGCGAAACCTGCGAGTCGGCCGTGGGTACCTTCGCCACCCGTCTCGGCTTCTCCCCCGTGACGTCCCAGAGGACGAGGTGGGTGTCGGTGCTGGTGACCACGCGCCGCGCGTCGACCGCGACGACGGTGTGCGGGTTGCCGTAGGGCTGGGCAGGGTGGGGGCGCGGCGCCTGCTCGTCGAGGTCGACCACGGCGACGTAGCGCTGCGGCCCGACCAGCGTCAACCGCCCGCTCCCACCCGGCGCGACGGCCATGCCCGTCACGAAGGTCGGCGTGTCGAACTCGGCGACCTTCTGCGGTCCGGCGGAGACATCCCACACGCGAACGGTCTGATTGCCGTGGGCGACGGCCACCAGCGGCCCTCGGCCGTTGTCGGTCGGGGGGAGGGCGGCCAGCGCCGTCAGTCCCGCGCGGGGCGGACCTGGTACGACCGCGATTGGAGCGTGGCTGAACCACGGATCCCAGACCATGACCGAGCCGTCCTCCGCCCCACTGACGAACCTGGGGCTGCCTTCGTTCCAGGAGGCCAGGGCGCGGACCGGCCGAGTGTGCCCGCCGAGGGTCAGGTGCGGGGCGTGGCGACGCAGCAGCCCCCAGCTCACCCACCACGACGCCCCGGGACCTGCCTGGGGCAGCCGACCGGTGGTACGCAGCGCACCCAGCTGGCGCAGTCCCGGTCGGTCGGCGGGCCGGGCGGCGCGGATCAGCGGGGCCGCGGTCAGGCTGCCCAGCACTTCCGGGGGGAGGTTCTCGGCGAGGCCTCCCGCAGGAAGCGTCAGGCGGGCCGCGAGGACGTCCCGGCCGAGATCGGGTAGCGCCGTCTCGTCCAGGGCGCGCGTGGACGCCGCCAGTTCGCGCCAGCCTGCGAGTCCCGCGGCGGCGGCGTGGCCGGAGAGATGGCGTGCGAGGTAGCCGTTGGCCGGGCTGTCGGACAACTCGGCGCCGTGCTCGACGAGTTCGGTCAGGGCGCGGACGACGGCGACCCTGCGGCCGGCCCCGGACTGTGCCCTGAGCGCATCGGCGAACGTGCGGTGGACGAGCCGGTGCACGGTCTGCCGTTCGTCACCGTCGAGCAGGACGTAGGCGGCGGCGCGGTCGAGCAGGCGGGTGATGTCGGTGTCGGCGGGGGCGGCGCCGTCCGGGGCGAATGCCCCGGCGATGGTGGCCCACACCTGGTCCGCGCGTGGCACGCCGCGGCCGCGGGTGTGGGCGAGGGCCGCGAGTAGGTGTTCCGCGGCGGGGAATTCGTCGGTGATGCGCGCGAGCGCACTGTCCAGGAGTCCGCGCCCGTCCTGGGTCAGCAGCCGATCGAGGTCCGGGCGAAGGCTGGGGGTGAGCAGCTCGGGTCGGTGCTCGATCTCCTGGACGACGAGCGCCGTCTGAAGGAACTGCCAGGACCCGTCCGCGACGCGTTCCGCCGCGGTCTCCGCGACGGACGCCACGGCCTCCGGATTCCCGAGCTCCTGCAGGCTCGCCGCGACATAGCTGCGGGCCGCTGCCGGATCTCCTGCCAGTCGGTGCGCCCGCGCCTGCCCGGTTCCCTCGCCGAGTGCGTCGAGCAGCGTCCGCCCCGGTGCTGCTCCCGGTGCTGACGGTGCTGCGTCGGGGCGGGTGCCGACGATCAGCCGGACGCCGGGCAGCTGGGCCAGCTCGCGCAGCAGGTCGGCGACGAGCAGCGGCTCGTCCGCTTCATCGAGGGCGTCGGCGAGGACGTGCACCGGTCCGCGCTTGCGCAGTGCGGCTTCGAGTGCGATGAGGCGGCTCTCGGCGGAGAGCCCGGACACGAGGGTGTCCGGGGTGCTGAACACGGTGGCGAGCCGTTCGATCACCTCGTGGGGATCGGCTCCGGCGAGGTGCAGGACCGCGTCGAACGGCGGCAGTCCGAGTCCTTGCTGGAGCCTTTCGCCGAAACCCGCTGTCTCCAGTTCCTTGCCGATCTCCAGATGCGCGTGCATCAGCAGGTTGCCGAGGAACGCTGACTTGCCGACGCCGGGGTCGCCGGTGACGGCGAGGATGTCCGGTGCTGCGGTGTCGGCGAGCCACGCGGCGACTGCTTCCCGGTCGGCGGTGCGGCCGGTGAATCCCCAGGACAGCTCGGCGGACCCACTGCACACTCCCTTGTGCAGGAAATGGGCGAGCGCGCTGTCGTCCGATGCGTCGAGCAGGCGGTGGAGGCGCTGGTAGTCCTCGACCGTGGCAGTGACCGGCAGCGGCCGCACGGGGCGCCGGCGCAGCGGCAGGCAGCGGCCGATACCGATCGGCTTGACGATCAGCCCCTGGCTGCCGTCGAGCCGGGCGGCGAGGTCCGCCGGTCGGATATCGGCGTCGTGGTCGGTGTAGCCGGCCAGGACGCGATCGAGTTCGGTGTACAGGGTCCCGAGGTGTCCCGGGCCGTGGTTCTCTCCGGACCCGATCAGCAGGGCGCCGAAGTCCCTGCCCGTGGTCCGTTGCAGCCAGCGGAGCTCACCCTCCACCTGGTCCATGAAGCCGGCGGCGCCGCAGGCCTCCACCATGACCAGCGCCCAGTGCCGGCCCTCCCGGGACAGATACTCGTCGTCGAGGTGCCGGGCCAGGCTCTGCGGGACGAATCCGGCGTCCCGCTCGCTGTCCGCCCGAGCCGGAACGAGCAGTTCGGCCCGCTGCCCGAGCGATCTGCCGTGGCCGATCCAGAGCAGCGCCGAGGTCCTGGCGCCGCCCCCTGCGGCCCAGTCGGCTAGCAGGTCATCGATGGCGGTCAGGTCGGTCGGCACCGTCCGTTCCCACGGGCGGGCGACCGCGCCCACCTGACCCAGCAGCTCTGTGATGCGGGCAGCCTCCGCGGTGGCGGCGACGTCCTTCACCAGTCTGCCGTTGAAGGTGTCGACGGGGATGGCGAAGATCGACATCTCCGCCACGTGGTCCTCGCCGTACCCGCTGCCGAGCATCGTGCCGACTGCGGCGGTGTACGCGTCGCCGTCGTCGGCGCCGGGTTGTGTACCGGGCATGGGTCAGGCGTCCGCCGCCGCGGCCATGACGAAGTGCGAGACGGGTTCGGTGCCTCCGGAGACCTCAATGCGGTAGAGGCCGGGCTGCGTCAGGGCGCATGCGGCGGAGAGGGTGTCCGCGTTCTCGCAGTCGCGGCGGAGCTCGGCGCGGACGGTGGCGCGGGATCCCGTCACCTCTTCCACCGTGCAGTTCACGGCAGCGGGGTTCGAGGTGCCTGCCAGCCGGATGGTAAACGCCTCGCCGAGCCTGACAGCCTCGGGCGCATCGAGGCCGAACTTGCCGTCGCCGAGGATGTCGCCGAGCTCTTCCACTCCGCGGATGCGACTGAGCGCGGACACCGCCATGTTGCGCACCAGATTGCCGGACATCAGCGTTCCGTGCTTGCGCGCAACGGGGATCTCGCGGGCCTCGCCGTGCTGTGCGGCGGCGGTGCAGACGGTGCCGTCGCCGCCCAGGACCTGGCGCATCGGGCTACCGTCCGGATGCTGCAACGGCATTCCGTCCTTCCGCCTCGGCAGTTCCTCGGAAGCGACGGCTTCTCCGGAATCGCTGTGCATGCTGGCGGGCGTGGGCTGCCGGACACCGACCACCAGACTGTGGTCACGAAGCTGAACGCCTGCCAGCTGCTGTTGCCAGGACAGCGTGTCGGCCGCCAAGTCCGGGTCGCCGCCGATCGCCACGATGTCCGCAGCCGCCAGACGCCTGGTCTCGTCGCCGTCCCACAGACACCGGTAGCCGGGCAGGAGGTCGTACAGCCCCGGCATGGTCCGGCCGATCCCGCGCAGTTCCTCGCGGGGAAGCCACGGGGCGCCGTTCCGGCCGGTGCTGAGGACGACCGCTGCCTTCACGGAGCCGGCGAAGGGAGTGCCCGCAGTGAGCACGCCGGCCACCTCGTCCGCCGCCCCCGGCGTCGCGAACACCTCACGGACCAGCAGCCCGCCCATCGAGTGTGCGACGAAGAGGAGTTGCCCGGGCCGGTCTTCTCCTGCGCTCACCATGTGCCTGCCGTGCTCGGGATGGGCACGCCATGCCGCGAGGTGACGGTTCGCGAACTCGGCAAGCATGGCCCCGTTGTGACGGATCGACAGCCGCCAGTCATAGGCGAAGGTCGCCACCGCATGGGGATGGACAGCATTGGCCCGGAGATCCCCGACGAGCTTGCTGTATGGCTCGATCCCGCCAAGGTTAGGGAACCACTCGTGGACGGAGAGCAGTCCCCCCGGCCTGATCCGCCCAGTGCGCCCGGCACGTTCGTCGTCGGTCAGGGCCAACGACCTGAACCGGTCGAGCTGCATCCGGGCCGTGTACCGGAAGAGGTGGGGCGCACCCCAGACCACCTTGCCAGTCGCCGTATCGACCAGCTCGCTGCCCATGATGCCAGGGACGACGACCACCGCGTCGTGCAACAGTCGCTTCTGTCCTGCCGCTGCCACTGCACGTCCCCCGGAGCTCGGTTGTCGGTCGGCCCATTATCCTGACGATCCATCGGAAACGCCAAAGACTACCCGAAACGCCCGCGCGATCTGCGGCGGCTTTATACCGGCCATGAACATCTCAGCGGCCTGGAACCGCATCCGCTCCCGCTGGGCCCGCTCCACCGCGGTTAGGTCCCCATCGGAATACCTCATGGCACCGGGCTGCACCCACCCATACCGGCCACGTCACCCCGAAGCGAAAACCTCAGAAGCGCTGGATCTCGTCGTGCTGGGCGGCCAAGCGTTCGGTGCGCGCCTGCTTGGCGAGCCGCTCGGCGAAACCCGCGCGGCGGTCGGCCGCCCGGTCGGACAGGTCACGGGCGGCGCTGTGCCCGCACGAGAAGTCGATGTGTCATATGGGTTTCACGGCCATGGGAGCTTTTCCTTTCGGGTGCGTGTTGGGTGTCAGCGGGTGCGGGAGAACGCCACGCGCGGGTCCACCGGGCGGAAAGCCGGGACGGAGGCGGCGGGCGTGGGGACCGGCGCCTTACCCAGCAGGCCGGCGCGGGCGGGACTGGCGGCGAGCGCGGCGGCGTTGATGGGGAACCTGTGAGTGGTGAAGCCCTGGACGTGCTGATGGTGCGCCGCCGTCGTGGGCGCGGGTGAGTGGCGTGCGGCAATGTCCTGGGCGAGGAGGGGCTGCACGGCCACCTGGAGGTCGGCCCGGTGCATCGCCAGCGTGGCGGTGGCGACCTTGCCGAGCGCCTCGCTGCGGTGCGTGGTGATGGGCAGCGTGTAGATGTCCAGGCCTGGGATGTGTCGCCAGCCGTGCTCTTCCAGGATGAGCGGGCCGCCGAGAGCGGAGGAACCGTCGGCGGTGGCGGCGACCACGCCGAGCTGCGGGTGCTCGGCGAACGCGACGTCCGGCTCGACGCGCGGGGGCCGGTCGGGGGCGGGCGTTGGCCCGGAGGTCAGCGAGGGGTCGAACGCGGCGTCCACGTCGACCCGGTAGCCGGCCTTGCGCAGTAGCGCGACGGCCCGGGTGGTGCGGCCCTGCCCATCATTCTGCTGGTCGGCCAGCGCGTACAGGTTGGGGTGGTCGGGAACGGGGTGGAAGTCGAATCCCTTCAACATCCAGGTGCTTGCCGCCAGTTGCTTGGGGTTGGCGGCGACGATGCCGAAGTCGGGGTGGCGGCCGACCGCGATGTCGGGAAGCGGGTCGTGCTCGGGGGTGGGCATGGCGGATCCATCCGATGGGCGCAGGGGGAGTGGGGCGGTCGAGGGCGGGGACGGTTCTGCTGGTGCGGGACATGGCGGGCTCCAAGCTGGGCGGCGGTCAGCGACCAGGCGCGGACGAGGGCCGGGCAGGAGGCAAGGAGGGAGGTGCGGCTGAAGCTGACGGCAGCGCGGCTGGGGTCGTGCGCCGTGCGGTCGGCGAGACCGCGAGAGCGGCGGCGACCCGGGACGCCGCCGGTTCCTCCGGGGCGACCTGGTTCACCGGGGCCTGGAGCATGCCGGGGTGGTCGGTGTGCCGGTCGGCCAGCACGCCGCGCATGGACCGAATGTCCAACGCGTAGGCGTCGAGCTTCTGGGCGATGTAGCGCAGCCGGTTCGCGTAGTGGGGATCGGAGGGTTCGCCCAGGTCTTCCCACCAGTCGGCCGTAGTGTTGAGGGACTCCACGACGCGTTGCAGAACGCCGTCGTCGGGAGCGGTCAGCTCGCTCAGCGCGGCGACGACTTCGCCCGTGTGCGCCGCCGACTGGATGGACTGGGTCAGGTGGCCGAGCCGGTCGCCGAGGCTGGGCCCCTGATGGTCAGGGGGCGGCAGGCTGGGGTCGAGCAGGCTGGGATCGCACGAGACGTCGAAGCCTTCGGCCTGGAGCATGTCGACGGCTTGGGTCACCATCTGTCGCTGCTCGACCGGGTCGGTCATGGCGGAGGGCAGCCGGTGGAAGCGCTCGCGGAACAGCACGACGGGGACGAAGCCCGCACGGTGGAGCACCGCGTCGGCGCCGCTCTCGTGGGCGGGTCGCCGTGGTTCCGGTCGGGGCGGCAGGCCGAGCTGGTCCAGGCGGGTGCCGATGGCGTCGAGCAGGTGGGGGATGCTGCCGCTGTGTCGGGCGTGGGGACCGTCGGGCTCCGAGTCGTAGATCACTTCGTGGAGAGTGGAGTCGTCGGGATGCCCGCGGGTCACCAACCAGCTCTCCGGGTATCCGGGTGGGTGGTCGGTGGGTGGTTCCTGGGGCGGAGAGATGATCAGGGCGCTGCCGTCGGGAAGTTCGGCGTGGACGATGTGGTCGCTGAGGCCGTACTCGACGGTGCAGGACAGTCCGCGCTGCCGAAGGGGCGTGGTCAGGTGGCTGTACGGGTGGTCATGCTCCGGCGTGCCAGCGGTGGCTTCCTGGATGAAGGGTTCGCTGGTGCGCGCCGTGATGCGTGTGCCCTCCCGCTGGAGGGTGACCAGGGTCTGATCGGGGCGCATGTGGGCTTCTCCGTAGCCGGCCGTCCCCAGCGGTCGACGGCGGCGGGAAGCCGCAGCCGGGGGGACTGTGAGGGTGGTGGCGTTCGTCGAGGATCCGGCGATCGGACGGTTTGGCCTCGCCGGACGTCGGTGCTAGAGGCTTCAGCGCGAGCGCCGCGCGACAGGGGGGTCGGACGCCGCCGAGGCGGGCGGCGAAGCGGCGGAGGTACCGTGCTGGCCGGTAGCGGATCGGGCCAGGGCCGCCTGGACACGCCAGGTGTGCGCGGACTGGTCATCGCCGATCCGGTCGGTCAGGTGATCGGCAGCCCTGGCCAACGCCGCTCCGCTGAAGCTGAGTTCGTCGGCGTAGTGCCAGCCTTCGGAGTTGCGGATCTCGCGGGCTCGTTCCTCGTAGAGCTCCCGCGACCCGGGCATCGACCCCTCCATGAGTGCGATGACCTGATCCCACTCGTGGCGGATCTCGCCTGCTCGCTCCAGTACGGAGTCGATCCCCCGCAGGCGCAGCAGGTCGGCGCTGATCGGGCCGTCCATGTAGTCGGCCGGTTGCGCGGCGGCCCGGACACCGGCGAGGAC encodes the following:
- a CDS encoding AAA domain-containing protein, which encodes MVAFDGASPQEIIDKLFVGKDAPYGPYECVKTPEPIGDRMLWATLQRPGDESDLFDAFLFGNIFGVAGELWEHEVRNLLRLQAIGHPALPEIVDGGLDAGLGVAFTMTRQIGTRLSEAWVRDDFPQWVRDNRSLAFEQYSLLVDALSQLHGARILHRNLTPGAITIRQNGDGRYAFALGRFEMSALLGNLVRTLYAPSRNDEYRTLMNALYLEQPAGIERAHHLAYLAPETWPSLFDEVPEPRRDWSSTDVFGLGVFGWELFCGSLAETLPESYTAVSTAGPGELLGVLETLHTKMRQHLQTQSGRGIPRELVRVLLGMLDPEPGARRSSFEVARSLEEHWGSICGLWEDIDPERQPYLVAFMPAESVDTVYRQRQWIAHSPEEPTGRDELREFLKWELRQAELVWSPGGAKGFVSGREERLQQAEWALIGEQAVWFCAFLYDETLSGQIQTRHTRTLVIKYLVDRRFAQEILAARPRRRIGRIDLVAYRARQDLSAHFEGRPDWMPLTEAVKAGRAAHDPRNQQLLRSMEFMLDYQGVMQRARQYPYTRVAEGSSGSTHILQIDRDRDPEYRHSNPLLTAFAADPRRRPALGDFAASLLAEQAEKHGEVALDVVAGEGTPYFGRDRVHVTLVGRKDADTVEVRASDARRLPPVGWLRPAQDRGTAIQFSRMARGVEAMRQKPGLMRALHSPSSITINRGQWHPDDSDERPQLTDKARKIIGRMLETHPFFALQGPPGTGKTTVATRAVQRYLRAEPGARVLVSAQSNGALDHLGLRLTEQLRTELDERRVLLLREIPDSRGLDSLPPALQPYTLTRLSESLRDDIRQAAQRMAALGPGGAGIGRAELRLAQEWADLVDNNLLEVSDRIKAGANIVLATCSIAGTLSEEIRDASDIFDWVLIEEAAKAWPTEIIMPLVLGVRWTLIGDHRQLGPHRATDVRNFLETLRKSGNVQVARHVEMAESYLAHLELFGTLFKEDEQQHRPGSPLDKLEQQFRMHPDIAEPVARAFYQQRGEDGEVKYDPTGLPETFLVTPLTGYAKRHELTTPPYIAGSPLVWLDTSHRRDCTDKPYWRNDGEAKLVTELVEQLADTADSDSLDLAVLTPYSQQVRVLGQFGNLRNRVHTVHSFQGQEADLVIVSLVRSTVQGPDVRHNVGHVAQAELVNVLLSRARKLLVVVGDLPHFEEHGGEAWKHVTTVFRRIGKIRDAVQEPLG
- a CDS encoding AAA family ATPase: MPGTQPGADDGDAYTAAVGTMLGSGYGEDHVAEMSIFAIPVDTFNGRLVKDVAATAEAARITELLGQVGAVARPWERTVPTDLTAIDDLLADWAAGGGARTSALLWIGHGRSLGQRAELLVPARADSERDAGFVPQSLARHLDDEYLSREGRHWALVMVEACGAAGFMDQVEGELRWLQRTTGRDFGALLIGSGENHGPGHLGTLYTELDRVLAGYTDHDADIRPADLAARLDGSQGLIVKPIGIGRCLPLRRRPVRPLPVTATVEDYQRLHRLLDASDDSALAHFLHKGVCSGSAELSWGFTGRTADREAVAAWLADTAAPDILAVTGDPGVGKSAFLGNLLMHAHLEIGKELETAGFGERLQQGLGLPPFDAVLHLAGADPHEVIERLATVFSTPDTLVSGLSAESRLIALEAALRKRGPVHVLADALDEADEPLLVADLLRELAQLPGVRLIVGTRPDAAPSAPGAAPGRTLLDALGEGTGQARAHRLAGDPAAARSYVAASLQELGNPEAVASVAETAAERVADGSWQFLQTALVVQEIEHRPELLTPSLRPDLDRLLTQDGRGLLDSALARITDEFPAAEHLLAALAHTRGRGVPRADQVWATIAGAFAPDGAAPADTDITRLLDRAAAYVLLDGDERQTVHRLVHRTFADALRAQSGAGRRVAVVRALTELVEHGAELSDSPANGYLARHLSGHAAAAGLAGWRELAASTRALDETALPDLGRDVLAARLTLPAGGLAENLPPEVLGSLTAAPLIRAARPADRPGLRQLGALRTTGRLPQAGPGASWWVSWGLLRRHAPHLTLGGHTRPVRALASWNEGSPRFVSGAEDGSVMVWDPWFSHAPIAVVPGPPRAGLTALAALPPTDNGRGPLVAVAHGNQTVRVWDVSAGPQKVAEFDTPTFVTGMAVAPGGSGRLTLVGPQRYVAVVDLDEQAPRPHPAQPYGNPHTVVAVDARRVVTSTDTHLVLWDVTGEKPRRVAKVPTADSQVSLTLLPGAGRPARLAGADTANGARQVTFWTVDGDDRLVHDDAPMATGAADLVTLAGIAGPGDTPRLLTATRDGVLRLWDLTTRSSITEIRADGPVGGARLATVAGPPGLAEATALPVTASSLDTRIRVWDPTPHEAAGLPVGTAGGQRVTRMLAADGEELITVRWDDGTERTFAAADGAERRTDGARPAPLPPWDVGLPDNLGAPVRDRAALDRGRTAVAVEDGVVVLETAPNERQA
- a CDS encoding lipase/acyltransferase domain-containing protein, which translates into the protein MHDAVVVVPGIMGSELVDTATGKVVWGAPHLFRYTARMQLDRFRSLALTDDERAGRTGRIRPGGLLSVHEWFPNLGGIEPYSKLVGDLRANAVHPHAVATFAYDWRLSIRHNGAMLAEFANRHLAAWRAHPEHGRHMVSAGEDRPGQLLFVAHSMGGLLVREVFATPGAADEVAGVLTAGTPFAGSVKAAVVLSTGRNGAPWLPREELRGIGRTMPGLYDLLPGYRCLWDGDETRRLAAADIVAIGGDPDLAADTLSWQQQLAGVQLRDHSLVVGVRQPTPASMHSDSGEAVASEELPRRKDGMPLQHPDGSPMRQVLGGDGTVCTAAAQHGEAREIPVARKHGTLMSGNLVRNMAVSALSRIRGVEELGDILGDGKFGLDAPEAVRLGEAFTIRLAGTSNPAAVNCTVEEVTGSRATVRAELRRDCENADTLSAACALTQPGLYRIEVSGGTEPVSHFVMAAAADA